Proteins found in one Zea mays cultivar B73 chromosome 1, Zm-B73-REFERENCE-NAM-5.0, whole genome shotgun sequence genomic segment:
- the LOC109943454 gene encoding uncharacterized protein, whose amino-acid sequence MAAMVNSVKPSMIMSLSKFKTAKAIWSHLKERFVQDSGALSHTLMQQTHVIEQNDMSIDEYYSAFDRLMSALTSMVPACTADPCPAHQFIEKFFTYRFVMGVRTEFDSLRARLLQGSDTLIMAKALSDLLAEETRLHSLSSTGGNPHSVLAAAQKPKNIFKPCDHCGKTNHRSELCFVKFPDKLTDFRARRAARGRGQGPSNRGSVAVAATSSACTSESAWVLDSGASFHVTSDQSKLASTTPVTDGASVQTADGPSHRGSDWDWPSP is encoded by the exons ATGGCTGCTATGGTGAACAGCGTCAAACCGTCTATGATTATGAGTTTGTCTAAATTTAAAACTGCCAAAGCCATCTGGTCTCATTTGAAGGAGCGTTTTGTTCAGGACAGTGGTGCTCTATCACACACTCTCATGCAACAGACACATGTTATTGAGCAAAATGATATGAGCATTGATGAGTACTACTCAGCCTTTGATCGTCTGATGAGTGCTTTGACATCTATGGTGCCAGCCTGTACTGCTGATCCGTGTCCTGCTCATCAGTTTATTGAGAAGTTCTTCACTTACAGATTTGTTATGGGCGTTCGGACCGAGTTTGATTCTCTTCGTGCTCGTTTACTTCAGGGTTCTGACACTCTCATAATGGCTAAGGCGTTGTCTGATTTACTTGCTGAAGAGACTCGTCTTCATTCTCTGTCCTCTACTGGTGGTAATCCTCACAGTGTGTTGGCTGCTGCCCAGAAACCTAAGAATATTTTTAAGCCTTGTGATCATTGTGGCAAGACCAATCATCGATCTGAGCTTTGCTTTGTCAAGTTCCCTGATAAGTTGACTGATTTCCGTGCACGACGTGCTGCTCGCGGTCGTGGTCAAGGACCATCTAATAGAGGCTCAGTTGCTGTTGCTGCCACTTCGTCCGCCTGTACTTCAGAGTCGGCCTGGGTACTTGATTCAGGAGCTTCCTTTCATGTCACATCTGATCAGTCAAAGTTGGCTTCTACTACACCTGTCACAGATGGTGCTTCAGTGCAGACAGCTGATG GACCTTCGCACAGGGGAAGTGATTGGGACTGGCCGTCGCCGTAG